The genomic interval TGCCCCCTAGCATGAATATGTCCAGTTTTTACTGGACCTATGATTCTTAAACTTGGTCtagaatgacaaaaaaaagcacTAAAACTGCTACTTTTGGGTATTTTCCGCATAAAAAAGTTATCAGCACTTTATGCTTAAACATTCCCCCCAACGTGTGGAAGTAATGAAACTTGTAactataaattattattattattcaattACGGCAATTATGGTAATGCATGCTGCATTTGGAGAAAGATTCATAGAGTTCGGAAAGGAAAAAGATCACTGCTGGATATCGATAGCATATTGGCATTCACAGGGATAATTTAGCCCGATCTTTAAATTTAACTGTCCGATAAAGCAGATAAAGATTTATGGGTGTCCAAGTTCAAAAGCCTGACAGCGGATCTCGAAGAAGTCGCTCGTCAGAATGACCCTCTCGCTAAAGAGCACAACTGGAGTGAAATTCAAAACCTCCCTAAACCTGCCAAACTTGTTTTTGAAACATGTAGTGCCATTCCCGACACGTATATGAACATGAAAAAATAGGTATTTGGAATCCTGCCCATCTTTTGCTCAACATACTTATGCAAGCAAGTTTTCTTGAGCATGAACTTCATAAAGTCCAAATATCGCTCCAGCCTGACAAATGAGTCCTGTGTGAAGATTAAACTCACATCCTCACTTTACAGCCCCGACAAAGGGAACCTTTATTTATTATAGACCCGGAAGTGATGtcgtttttttttatatgttcagGTGCTTCGCTTGATTGCTGGCTGTGAAAGAAACCTAAACGGGATGGGAGCACACTGAAATGGATTTGTCAAAAAACGTTCCTAATTTtatgtttacttttttaaaacttcTAAGCAGCAACTATAAAGATTATAAGACCCATATTCAGACAGGTTCAAGGTGTATACTTCTCAAATGTCCAAAATTATGAAAATTGcacagaaaacagaacaaaaagtttaacaaaatgttttaaaaatgttaataaaaattaCTAATAGATATAGTTTGTTTCTCTATATTCAGTCATAGTGTTATTACAGCATTAATACCCACAGCAATCAGAAAATTATAGCTAAATATACATCCAGTTACTTATAACTGGATGTATATTATATCCATTACTTATAAtcctgtttttgcaaacattaaataaagatgtttacatttgtagttacatttctttcttaGACCCCCAAAAAGGAATATTAAGTCCTGATTGACTTTGCCGTTGGAcaccaacattttatttttacatttatcatGTGCTAGGGCACAAAATCAACCAAAATGTAAAGTGCAGATAACGGCATTGAATAaactttttcaaatgatttgCACTAAAACTGCAATCCTTTCAGACCTGTATTAATCCCACTAACTTGGGGGGTGTGTATACCCTAACAACATGTTATCACTGTCGCTGGAGTGATTCATTGGCCTTCCTTAAATCACTGCAACAGCCAATGGAGCACAAACAGGAGCTCTATCTTTAACGAGtatttcattttcttctgttcttcGACAACCTCCATGGTTCTTGTCTAAGCCAGTTGCAGTTTGACTCCCAAAATGAAAAGTGGTTGTTAACAagtgtacaaataaaaaaacctgaaacatcTGGAGTGTACTGCCAAGTAACTACTTTTTTAGAACCTTCTTTCATTGCATTTATGGCAGCCAAcacttttggggtatgtctctaccagctttacacatctggAGACTTAAGTTTCTGCCCATTCTCCTTTGTAAAATAGTTGGAGCTCAGGCCTATTGAATGGAGACTTTCTGTGATTATCAGTTTTCAAAACGGGACACAGATTCTTTACTGGCTTTAGGTCTCAGCTTTGACTGTCCCATTTCAACACATTAATAAGTTTTAATGTAAACCTTTTCAttagagctctgcctgtatgtcAAAGGTCATTGTCCTGGAAACAGAACTGCTTTCTAAGTGTGTATTGCCCTCTAACTCTAGTCTTACCATCTACTTAAACCAGCTTTCGTTCCCTGTCCTTCctgaagaacaccatccccacagcatgatgcttccaccaccctttttggtgtgttcagggtgatgtgtagtgttagtttttcaccaccaaaaagttaaattgtaGTCTCATCTAATCAAATCATCTTCATGTCAATCTCCcaaaaaggtcagatttgtggagttctTGACTTATTGCTTCCTTGTTGACAAATTCTACCACCTAAGCAgtggatctcagcagctcctccagagttaccatgggtcccTTGGCTACTTCTTTGATTTactattatattgttttattacccAACCCTACTTTAAACTTGATCTCCCTACTTGTCGGGCGGGTTCTCAGAACAGCAGGGTTTGTACTGCaatttttgaaattttaaataaGGGATACCAGTTTGAGGGAGGATAAATGCATATGTGTGCTacactttataaaatatttattgtcaaTGAACATAAACGCCAACTCACTGCAGGAACCACCAGCCCTCCTGGCTCATTAGAAATACACCCAAAAGCATTAGAGATTGGTGAGTTACTTAATGCTGTTCCCTTAATTGTTAATGTTCTCTTCTTCTAACTTTGACGTCTGCAGGCCTTTATTTGTGGCTTTGCCATCGCCACAGGAGGTTCCTCCCGTCTTGTCTCTGGATATGATAGTTATGGCAACACCTGTGGCCGGAATAACACAGACAAGAAGATTGACGGAGTACCTTTCAGTGGCGCTGACATGACGGAGAAGAAGTTAGTACTCCTGCACTTTAGACATTCTTTCTCAGTTAATTTACTAGAGTCTTTTCATATAATTAAGGATAAGAAACTCTTATTTTGTAtcatatttttatcatttgtctttttgaattattttgggCTGTAGTTTGCCACCAGCATTCAGCTTGAAGGCCTAGCTTCACTGAAACAAAGGGGAATGCTTTATTGATGGGCTGTTTGCCCATTGAGGCTTTTGGGAAAAAAAGGCGTTTCAGCAACAAAGCAGGGTCTGTCCGATGGGGTAGCAAATGCCAACATCTTTTAAGTTTCAGCCCTCGCtgacattgcaaccacaaaacGGATTTTCATCAAAGaaaacattctttcacatgtcaCATTGTATCATGTTGCAACAGTGGGTGGTTTTAAAATCtaaagctctttttttttttttttttgttagatatgttttctttttagagcCTTGCAACCTTGACCTCatcaatagaaaaataaagtcCATTGCCTTGTGTGTCTTCAAATGTCCAGCCACAGAACTGACGACATACAAAGAGGTGAAAGATTTTGCACTCAGTAATGGTGAGTAAATAATCAGAAGTGGAAATATCTAAGGCTAAATGCGCTCCAGTGTGGTAATTACATGTGTTGCTTTACCTAGCCGCAAAATTGCTACTTAGATCATATGTGTGGAGGCAGTTATCATTTAGTTGTTTTGATCTGGGAAGATTGGCTGCTGATTATTTAGGTCCTATAGATTGTGGAATGATGCGTTGTCTGGATATCCCTGGAAGTTTCCACTGCATGGTGTCTAAATAATCTGGAAACCTTTcagtaatcagaatcagaatcagctttattgccaagttcgtgcatacaaacatacaaacaaggaatttgactccggtacacttatctcttttgttctgtttttgcattacagaatatacaaatttacaatgtacaatatacacatatataaataaaaaggtgcatttgcaacatctgtatgctgttgttttgtactctattaaatgttcaacagagaaacagcctgggggaagaaactgtctctgtggcggctggttttagtaaacagtgctctgtagcagcggcctgaaggtaaaactctaaacagtttatgtgcagggtgtgtggggtctgcagagattttagcagctcttttcctgacccttgacctgtataagtcctggatggagggaaggtcaaccctgattattctctctgcagtcctgattattcgttgcagtctggacctgtcctgtcttgtggatgagccaaaccaaactgagatggatgaagacaggatagactgaatgatggcagtgtagaagatgaccagcagctcctgtggaaggttgaacttcttgagttgcctcaggaagtacagtctctgctgggccttcttctgaacagtgtctatgtgtgaagaccatctcaggtcctcagagatggtggttcctaagaacctgaagtggtccacagctgatacagtgttgttgaggatggtgaggggtgtgtatgggggtggtgttctccgaaagtccaccaccatttccacagtcttgagtgggttcagttcaaggtagttttgacaacaccagtggaccagctgatccacctgctgtctgtatgcagactcatcaccgtcctggatcagtccaatgacagtggtgtcatctgcaaacttaaggagtttcacggacgagtccaatgaggtgcagtcatttgtgtacagggagaagaggagtggggatagaacacacccctgaggGGCACCAGTAcgtattgatctggatcgggagaagatgctccccagtctcacctgctgctgtcggtccgtcaggaagctgttgatccactgacaggtggaggctgggacgttgagctgtgtgagcttctggtggaggatgtctggtatgatggtgttgaaggccgagctgaagtctacaaacaggatcctggcgtacgtccctgggtggtcgagatgttgcaggatgaagtgtagacctaagttgacagcatcatctgccgacctgtttgctcggtaagcaaactgcagggggtccagcagggggcctgtgatgtctttcaggtgcttcaacaccagccgctcaaaggatttcatgaccacagacgtcagggctacaggactgtagtcatttaatcctacggtggtgggtttcttgggaaccgggacgATGGTGGAtagtttgaggcaggaggggacctcacatttctccagtgacttgttgaagatccttgtgaagatcggagcaagttgatttgcacaggctttcagacatgatggggagacgttatcaggtcctccagctttctttgttttcatgcgctgaaagagcctgtttacatcttcctcggagatctttagtgcaggcggaggatctgaaggtagggggttggttgctttatgggaggaatttgttcctgaatgggatgtagaggggatgatttgaggtgtgaatggcttcttgtcatgtctgcagtagaagccattcagacggttggtcAGGAgatgactctgttcaggatgggtggaggggctcttgtaggcagtcaggtttctcagaccagtccatacagctgaagtgtcaccagtagaaaggttgttcttaagcttctcactatagcttctcttagctgctttgatctcttttgttagttggttcctggcctgcctgtaccgcgcccaatctccactgctgtgagcttcttccttttccctgtgcagattcctgaggtgtggagtaaaccatggcttgttattcccaaaggtgcagaaggtcttggtctgcacacacatgtcctcacagaaactgatgtatgatgtcaccacatcagttagttagtttaggtcagtggctgaagtttcaaaaacggtccagtctgtgcattcaaagcaggcctgtagcatctgctttgattcctcagtccacttcttaacagtgtgaaccttgggtttggaagctcttagtctctgtctgtaggttgggatgaggtggattagataatgatccaaaaaacccagagcagccctggtaacagcatgatatgagtcctttaaagctgtgtaacaatggtccagtgtgtttttgtctctggtgggacacttaatatgctgtctgtatttggggagttcatttgagaggtttgctctgttaaaatctcccagtattatgatgaaagagtccgtgtattttttctccacgtctgtaatcagctcagcaagatgtttttccgcggcagaagtgcagccatgcggtggaaaatatgagccgattattataaacgaggaaaactctctcggtgaataaaacggtttacagattatggaaaatgactccagatcaggactacatgtttttcccagcacttttacgtctctgcaccaaccttcatttatataaaagcagattccgcctcctcgcttcttccccgatagctccgcgctgcgatctgctctgagcagctggaagtccggcaacagcagtgcgcagtccgggatgttttcactcagccatgtctcagtgaagcagagaaccgctgatccgcggaggcccgtatttttaccggtgaggagaagcagctcgtccatcttgttgttgagagagcagacatttgccaggtggattgaaggcagtggtgtgcgaagtcctcttttgcggagctttaccagcatgccagcacgctttcccctccgccgCTTTCGGCGCAGAATCCCGTATAGAGCCACAGTTCTGCTTGCCaagagctcagtgaacctcggattgatgaaagatggtgaaaaaatcccatgagaggactctctgatgttgagaagttcctctctactgaatgagaccacagaactgtggctcgaagaacataaaaacacacaaaatacaaagagagcgaagctccgaggctgccatcgttgGCGCCATCTTGGTTGCTGAGAGATTTTCTCCTATCATAAATATCTTGCTTCTGAATCATTtccttgttttctgttgttagGGTCTCATCTCTGCTCCTATGATATTACTCCAACAAGATATGAAAGTAGCTCTGACAGACACACTAAATGTCCAAAACTTCCTGTTCCAGCAAGGTGAGTCAGTTCCATGTtttgagattttaaaaaatgtctttgttttttgtttgtacacTAGATGCAGTAGgttacaaaaatattcaaacccACTGAAGTGaatccacattttgtcatgataTAACCATGAAGTTTAGTATATTTAAAAGGGGTCATAGTGGTAGATCATCAAAAACTAGTGCTTTATCATGAAATAGAAGGAAAAAGATGCACTGGTGAACAAttatttgtacaaataaaaatctgaaaagtgtgatgcACATTTATATTGAGCTCCTCAGAGTCAACTATGTTGTGAGGGACCGATCAGTAAAGGCATATCGGACACATATTCCAAGTGGGTCTTTATTTTACCCAACAAACTTCAAAAATAGCAAAGTTCCAAAATATAGCTTATGGGCCCATAAAAGAGGTCAGCTAAATATAACTCTTCTCAAAATGGGAACTCACAAACTATTAGCTAaggaaacaaaatatacacaacataaCTCCAAACTGACCTAACACAAAGACACAAGGTTAACCTATATAGTGAATTAGCCAGACCATTCATACACAATAGGggggaaacagaactaaacatCACTACTACCCAAGAACCAAATGATGTAAATTAACCTAAACACCCCCCTAGCTGACTGGCAAATAGTTGGTCCTGCTGAGCTGGCATTATGCTTTCTAAGTCCTCAGCTCTTGGACACGCCTCTTTCCAAGACAGGAAGCAGCCGACTCCCAAAACCAGGTAACtcgaaaaagaaaaacataatcaacaacaacaaaccaCTTCGTGCTGCTATCTGTGTGTTCCATACTATTATTGTTAGTTATAGTAAAGAAATTAATGAATTACCCAACAAAAACACATGTTTaatctcaaaacaaaacaaacttatgAGGTGAgtgtgtgaattgactttaccAAAGTGGGGCTGAAGCCATCACATATGTAAACCcccctttcactgcaattacagctgcaagtattttCAGCTGTTGAGCAAGATTTTTCTGCCCCTTATTCTTTAGAAAGACATCTgtagctcagtcagactggatggaggcCACATCttaaagtcttgccacaggTACTGTGGCAAGTAGTCTAAGTCTAGACTTTAACTGGACCgttccaacacatgaatatggtttGATCTGAAGTCTTTTACAACCTTTAACAGTAcggccctgtatttagctccatccattttaaATCCATTCTGACGTGCATCCCTTCCCTtgcatccccacagtatgatgcttccaccaccgtGTGTCACCTTGATTGGTCTGGGGTGATGACCATTGGCACCGTCTCTCTCATGTATTCTGTGTCCCCTACTTGGCTGCTGGCAAACTGCAAGTTAGACTTCTcatgtttgtttctgaaaaaaagGCCTTCTTCTTGCCTCTCATTCATAAAGATCAGATTTGTAGTTTGTAGAACTAATTCTATAGTTTCCTGTAAAtacattctcccacctgagctgtgggtctctACAGCTCTTCCACAGTTATTATGAACCTCTCAGCTGCTTCTCCGATTAATGTGCTCTTTGTTggtcctgtcagtttagatggatggcCATAGTAGGTTTTTTATTTCTGCCATTcccttttcagatgatggattccccagtgctctgtgagatgtccaaagcttggaatattgcaTAACATTAACCCTATTTTAAATTTTACCACAACTTTATCcaatctgtctgctgtgttctttaggtctttatgatgctgtatGTTGTAtgactaatgttctctaacacagTTGTTCCCAACTCTGGTCCTCAGTGCCCACTGCCTTGCGTGTTTTAGATGCGTCCCTGCCAGTGGGTTGGTCTGCCatataaaacccaaataaaatacagtgaaggtTAAGGTTGAAACAAGATAaagtgtggaaaagttcaagaggtacgGATACTCTTGCAGGGTACTTCAGCTTGCAATGAGAGGTCGACATGTCAAAAAACGTGGAAAAGTGCAGggagtgtgaatatttttgaaaaccacTGTAATTAAAATATTGGACCTTTCAACCTCGGAGCTGGGATTCAAGTCACTTTTAATTGTGCTCAAAATAATGCCTTTTACCTTCGTGTTTTCAGTAAAGCTGCCCCCATCTTCCACCGCTGTATCCCGACGGACATTGGCTGCTATGCTGAATTCGCCCAGGCTTTCATGACGTTTGTCAGTGACAACACTGTGCTGCGGCGTGTCGTTGCTGGAGTGTTGACCAGCAAGGAAATCATCATGGGTCTTTGTGTTCTGGCTTTAGGTATAAAACGTTGGTATTTGTCACATACAGTGCATGAAATGGATCTTTTAATTGGTTATCGAAGTGTTATCAAAAGAAAACATGCTTGTAACGGTTTGGTTTTCTGCCTTCCCACTGCTCAGCTCCTGCTGCTCATGAGGGTTAAGCAGGAAGGAAATAGTTGGAAGGGAAACTATTTTTGTTactaaacagaaaaagaaaaacaggaagcgTCTGAGTGGATACAGACGTTGGATCCTCTAAAGTTAGGCCTGTAGGCAATGATTTAGTATCTGCTTTGAGTTCTCTTCTTGGTACAGCAGAAGAAATGGGGCTAATCATACGGCAGATCGGATCTTTTTACCTGAATTATTTCATTTGTctggtttggttctgattctcaAAAGATGAATCATAGTAGGACACAATTTTCTTTCATGACCTCGAGGTCTGTTTGTTATTGACTCTAAAGGGTTTTGTTTCTTAGGAAATTCATGCATTAGCACGACAATAAATACAGTCATCATAGGCATGGGCATTAAATACAGCCTTTAAACTATTGTATTTAAGGTGGTATTTTTATACATCTAACAGAATTTAAAAAGCTTATTTTGTGTAAaactatttattgttttaattaatattgATGCAGCATAatttaagttattaaaaagaacagtataacaaaatgtaaacatttattaGTTATCTACAAAGTGTccagctttgtttttctttatctttgttTCTCTCCAACTCTCCTATCTTTATCTGTTATATATGTCTTTAAATACTCACATGCCAAGATCAGCCTTGTACAGCCAGGAGGAGTATTTCCCCTCTGACAACCAACCCAGGTCTAAGCCTTTTACCTGGGATGTGTTGACTTTTATTGCCTGAAAGAGGCAGGACCTGGAGCACGTTGCCTAGTTTCTATAGTTGAATATGGAGTAGGAGAGGTTTAGGTGCTTAGTGTTGCTATCGTCACAACTGTgggaaatttaaaataaaaacagattcatTTTAGCTTGTTTTGCACGTGGTTACGAAATCTTTTCTGGCACGGCCTGCGTCTGAGGTGTGTGTTCACCTTTGTGCGCTAACCTGTCTGCATGTCAGGGTGGAACTCCATGATTGACACAGAGAGCTCAACATTCTAGAGGCAGAAATGACATAGTGTGAAAATAAGATTATTTTGTTAGTTTCATAAGAGAACGATGCGCAGACCTGTTTTAAATAGGAAAGGTAACCTTCAATCACTTCTGTTGTGATCTACAACGGAGGGGGGCTAAAGGGGGCTGGCAAGCCGCCCTTCCAATAAAACAACGAGGGAAACACTGTGATCAGTGTTTTTAAACTTCTATTTCAATGAAGTTCACAATGTCTGTATACAATATAGTCTTTAGGTTCTTTTCTTATTAGACACACAATGTTTTGTCTCTGAGGAAGACGATATCTCCTCAGAGACAAAACATTGTGTGTCTAATGACAAACGAACCTAAAGACTATTTTTAAATTTCTATCAAGAACTGAGCCACTGCAGCCATGTTTTATTTGGCCATAAAGAAACCCCTTTTCCAAGTTAATTGTGTTTGTTTCTCTCTCCTTGATCCAGTTCTGTCCCTGATCATGATGGTTATTATTCGTTACATCTCCAAACTGCTGGTTTATATCCTTACAGTTCTGGTAATCGTCGGCTCTGTAGGTAACTCGTTTCATTCTGCTCCTCTTGATAAAATTCCTCACGAAAGGATAATCTGTTTTACCTTCACCTCATGATCTTTTTTTCCAGCTCAactgtttttataaatataatctTTTCCAGGTGGATCGGGTATCCTCTGGTGGCTGTACGCAGACCACAGATTTGCCCTCAGTAGTAATGGCACAACTGTATTTGGGAAAGAAGTGGCGGCAGACAATGGCAAAGCCTTGCTTGTTTATGCGATTGGTGCTACTATTTTCACAGTATGTATTTCCACAATGACACGCTTTTTTGCAGAAAAGATTCTAAATTATAATTAGGGCCAAACCTAATAGTGAAATGCAgtgatttttataaaaatgcatGGAAAACTTTCTTGATATGCATGATTGTCGATCTGATCAGCTGTATGAGAAAACACGTTGTCGAACCTTGCAGGTAGTGCTTCTGCTGGTGATGTTTTTCATGAGGAAGCGTGTGGCTCTTACCATCTCCCTCTTCCATGTGGCTGGTAAAGTGTTCATCCACCTCCCCTTGCTGGTCCTGCAGCCCTTCTGGACATTCCTCAGCCTCATGTTCTTCTGGGTTTACTGGATAGCTGTGCTTCTCTTCCTCGGGACAACAGGTCAGCAAAATAATCGGCTACAACACTATTTCAACTCTattctatttacattttttttattgtctctcaGTAAGTCTTTCCTTCAAAAACCTCTCATGGTTTTTGGTACCATTCCCTAACAAGTAGACTATTAAATGTGTGGCATTTAGTTGGGCTTTTGCGACATGACTGAACTCCCACATCTGGAATCCTGTGTCTCGTGATGTTGAGAACATGGTCAAAGAGCCATTTTTCAATTCATCTCCCACTTCTTCTTTCTGCTGGCAATTTTAAAGTCCTGATGAAAACAAAGGGCAAACACAGAGAAACCATTGCATTTCATTCTTGCGTTTTTTGTGTTGTCTTTGGCCATTTTTTGTCTTATGGAAGAGGTCTCACAGTAATTAGTAATGActaaaatttttttatattattatccCAAAGGAaggattttatttgttataaatGTAGTTTTACTTTATTGAGTGGACAAAGTTTGTGTAgttctgctggaaaaaaaatgcaagaatTTCTTAGGCCTACTTTTCTTAACATTCATATTTGCATATTTGTACAAGGTCTTTTGTTCTTATGGGGACGCCTGGTTAATATGTGGAGTAAAAGCTGTATAACCGATTGATCTTTTTTGCAGTAGCAAATACAGTTTTCTGTAGCAGCTCACACTTTTAAAACAGTTGCAACTGAAATTTCATTGAGAGCATCGCATGTCCTCCAGTTTCACCGCTGCATGAAAGAAACGTCTGACAAAGCAAGGACAATcaatcaaacacacaaaacaggaAATGAAAGTTAGACAGACAGACTTTCCAGCTGGTTTCTagcttgagaaaaaaaaaacaaatcaaccaaTAGTGTTTTTTGTCAACTTTCACACTAAGACATGTGACccaaagtacaggtccttctcaaaatattagcatattgtgataaagttaattattttccataatgtcatgatgaaaatttaacattcatatattttagattcattgcacactaactgaaatatttcaggtcttttattgtcttaatacggatgattgtggcatacagctcatgaaaacccaaaattcctatctcacaaaattagcatatttcatccgaccaataaaagaaaagtgtttttaatacaaaaaacgtcaaccttcaaataatcatgtacagttatgcactcaatacttggtcgggaatccttttgcagaaatgactgcttcaatgcggcgtggcatggaggcaatcagcctgtggcactgctgaggtcttatggaggcccaggatgcttcgatagcggcctttagctcatccagagtgttgggtcttgagtctctcaacgttctcttcacaatatcccacagattctctatggggttcaagtcaggagagttggcaggccaattgagcacagtgataccatggtcagtaaaccatttaccagtggttttggcactgtgagcaggtgccaggtcgtgctgaaaaatgaaatcttcatctccataaagcttttcagcagatggaagcatgaagtgctccaaaatctcctgatagctagctgcattgaccctgcccttgataaaacacagtggaccaacaccagcagctgacacggcaccccagactatcactgactgtaggtacttgacactggacttctggcattttggcatttccttctccccagtcttcctccagactctggcaccttgatttccgaatgacatgcagaatttgctttcatccgaaaaaagtactttggaccactgagcaacagtccagtgctgcttctctgtagcccaggtcaggcgcttctgccgctgtttctggttcaaaagtggcttgacctggggaatgcggcacctgtagcccatttcctgcacacgcctgttcacggtggctctggatgtttctactccagactcagtccactgcttccgcaggtcccccaaggtctggaatcggcccttctccacaatcttcctcagggtccggtcacctcttctcgttgtgcagcgttttctgccacactttttccttcccacagacttcccactgaggtgccttgatacagcactctgggaacagcctattcgt from Girardinichthys multiradiatus isolate DD_20200921_A chromosome 5, DD_fGirMul_XY1, whole genome shotgun sequence carries:
- the LOC124867706 gene encoding choline transporter-like protein 1 isoform X2, which encodes MAFICGFAIATGGSSRLVSGYDSYGNTCGRNNTDKKIDGVPFSGADMTEKKYVFFLEPCNLDLINRKIKSIALCVFKCPATELTTYKEVKDFALSNGSHLCSYDITPTRYESSSDRHTKCPKLPVPASKAAPIFHRCIPTDIGCYAEFAQAFMTFVSDNTVLRRVVAGVLTSKEIIMGLCVLALVLSLIMMVIIRYISKLLVYILTVLVIVGSVGGSGILWWLYADHRFALSSNGTTVFGKEVAADNGKALLVYAIGATIFTVVLLLVMFFMRKRVALTISLFHVAGKVFIHLPLLVLQPFWTFLSLMFFWVYWIAVLLFLGTTGSPIVNDSTGVVEYEMQGPLQYMVWYHLVGLIWISEFILAFQQMTIAGAVITYYFTRNKSQMPATPVINSMFRTIRYHLGTLAKGSFIITLVKIPRLILTYIHNQLKGKENACARCMLKACVCCLWCLEKCLAYLNQNAYTATAINSTNFCTSAREALLILVENALRVAAINTVGDFVLFMGKVLIVSCTAFAGILALNYQRDYTVWVLPLLIACLFAFLVAHCFLSVFENVVDVLFLCFAVDSKYNDGSPGREYYMDKTLMEFVENSKKMGQYNPQEGDGREMKPMTRGGASA